A window of Longimicrobiales bacterium genomic DNA:
TGCATTTCAGTGCGGCGCACCGGCTGGGTCGTGAGGACTGGACGGACGAGGAGAACCGTCGCGTGTTCGGCGACTGTTCGAATCCGAACTGGCACGGTCACAACTACGAGCTGGATGTGACGGTGGCGGGAGACATCGACGAGGAGACGGGGTTCGTCTACGATCTGAAGGAGCTGCGTGACGCGGTGGAGCGGACGGTGATCGCTGATGTGGACCACCGCAACCTGAACCTGGACGTGGAATGGCTGCGCGGGCAGAACCCGACGACTGAGAATCTGGTGGTGGCGATATGGCGGCGACTCGAGCCGGAGCTGCCGGCGGGAGTGGACCTGGTGCGGCTGGTCCTGTGGGAGACCCCGCGCAACTACGTGGAGTATGGCGGTGAGTGACAGGGCGGGGTACGACGATCTGAGCGAAGTCCCGTTCCAGGATCTCGTGCGCGAGATGCTGGTGCGGCTGGGCGAGGACCCGGAGCGGCAGGGGTTGCTGAAGACACCCGAGCGGGTGGAGAAGAGCCTGACCTGGCTGACGCGGGG
This region includes:
- a CDS encoding 6-carboxytetrahydropterin synthase, with translation MARVQVTRRVHFSAAHRLGREDWTDEENRRVFGDCSNPNWHGHNYELDVTVAGDIDEETGFVYDLKELRDAVERTVIADVDHRNLNLDVEWLRGQNPTTENLVVAIWRRLEPELPAGVDLVRLVLWETPRNYVEYGGE